TTGCTCACTCAACATTTGCCGGGGGAGCCGGTGTACTACTGTCTCTGGCCGGGTTTTGGGAACTGGGCTCTTGGATGGAGCTtgtgggttgctgcctggagaGGCCTGGTGAGGCGTacaggcgtgttcagtggtcaaaatgcgtgcatgttggtcactctctgggaggggagggcactagCAGAGAAGCATggaaagattaaaaaaagaatagatAGAAAGGAGAATGCCGGATGGATTCAAATAAGACCGAGAATGgaagaagagaaagaaagaataGAAAAacgaaagaaaagaaagaaggagGAAGCGTACATCTATAGTAAGGAAAGAGTGAATAGAAACTattctttatttaattttacttcACTAGTACTGCCTTGTTTACTTACCcagttttttttaccttatcaTTGCTTCTTGTGTTACTGGAATTTCATTGTTTTGGCAAACTTAATTCCTTACTGTGCATACATCAATCTTTGCTTAGCTAAAAGGTAACACACAAATCAGTGGTGGATAGAAagacacagaaaagacaaatggaagaaagaaaataaaaggaggatgggtggaaaaaagggaaaggACGAGAAAAAAGGATGGGTGTGGAGAAAGGAAGAAGAGTGGGAAGAAAGGTTGGACAAGAAAGAAGGAAGGTGTCACGTCGGGGGTTGCTGCTGTCGAAGACTTGACCCCCgatatgcagagacgaggcggcaaggtgcagaaataaaaataattttatttgcacAATGCAACAGGaacaaaactaaaagtgacaaaggaaaacctctgtggaaaaacaattcaaaagtaACTGAGATGGtaagtctaggtgacagcactggcAGAGCAACGAGGTTCATCAACCATGACATAAACAAATTGGATGGAAAaggatggaaggaaggaaggaaggaaggatagGTCAAAATATGTAGGAAGCGAGGATGGGTAGAAAGATGATGGAAGGAAGGTAGGATGTGTAGAAATATGAAGGAAGGAAGGGTGGTATTAATGAAGGAATGAAGGAGGGCATACatgaaggaaggaagggaagAATAGTATGAATGAAGCAAGgatcaatgggcctcattcacgaacatcttcttaaaagtcttcttaagaagtgtacttaagaaggcgctgGTTGGAAACctcgccacattcacgacacattcttaagtagggataatcgtttgcaccggtgttcttaggttgatgaatgccaactgcgatgcccgtgcatgtgaggcctaatttgcataggtcaccgtctattatttcctatataaggtcaaaaatgtgccgtgcgcaacaggcagctggaggtggagatggcaacgcgcaagggcgagactgagaagcagctggacaacaaacgaaagaaaaacatcaattctactgaaatagaggtgcttttacaaggagtgaccgaacacaagaccaccttattttcacgtgtatccaccggtcatcaggccatccaaaaagagtcggcatggagcaccattgcaggaaacataaattctgtttccacggagaaacgcaccaccgcagaggttaaaaagaagtggtttgacttaaaatcagagtaaaaaaaaaagattggactgcaccggagggatctggaggaaacgggaggtgggccatcaatcagaaaccaaaccatttcggaaactctagaaaatattttcaccatcatgatggaaaaataaagtcaaaatacatagtttgtgtgtgacaatttattttttctgtggttacatttgattagacgctgcctaattaatacagcagccccgtgctctggctcaagacgtggctgggggcgcatgtcgttatctgggggtgctccgtgcgcaatagacacaccacgtttcattgcgatgttattctgatgatcctgcacacctgcaagaacagagagggaagcctgaagcctgaagcgggacatcaaatattcgtcgctttcagcaaataaatctaatggtccctttacattctctctctgcgcagcgcacgtccagccagctacttttttttgatgaattgggatttgaatatatatttatcgatggagtatatttttgttgttttgatgataaataattgttgggatattttatttgcactacattttttgggatcaggttgcaaaatccatcgtgagggcgattgcgcattgaaagtgcaagctttgcttgtgcgtaagagtcctcctgagcgttcgtagaatttgttcttagatctaagaactgtgagttaagaacacgtttcgtgaatgccaaaaatcttcgtaagaaggctttaagaacacatttgtgcgtaagaacgtttcgtgaatgaggcccaatgttcccTCGAAGCTGTGCGCCTGCACTGCTCCAGCGTTCTCAGCACACAGCAAATTTATGCAGCGcgcaaaataaaatccaacatgaactgtaaataaaataaacacatagttTATTCTGTTACATTCTACAATGCAACTCAGTGAGTAACAGGCGACAACGAGCGGCAACAACATATCACACAATGACAAACATGGTCCAGCCAACgatgacatttatttttcttccgcaatgaaggaaggaaggataTTGTGAATGAAGGAAGAATGGAAGGATGGTATAAATGAAGGATCTCAAGATGGAAGAGTGTGTGTAGTACACAGTTGCAAAGGATGAAGAtgtagtacagtatgtgtgctttGTCAGGTACACCAAGATGAAGACCGCCACCAACATCTACATCCTCAACCTGGCGGTGGCCGACGCCCTAGTGACCACCACCATGCCCTTCCAGAGCGCCGACTACCTGCTGAGCTCGTGGCCGTTTGGCGAGGTGGCGTGCAAGGTGTTCATCTCTATCGACTACTACAACATGTTCACCAGCATCTTCACGCTCACCATGATGAGCGTGGACCGCTACGTGGCCGTCTGCCACCCCGTCAAGGCGCTGGACTTCCGCACACCCGCCAAGGCCAAGGTCATCAACGTGCTGATCTGGGTGCTGTCGTCGGCCGCCGGCGTGCCCGCCATGATCCTGGGGAGCACCAAGACCAACAATGGTACCCCTGGATTGATTGCAGTGGTTAGAAGATCATTGGGGCAATCACGCATGCCTTCATGCAGTCACTGCACAGCTGATCATCATGGAGTCTTCATTAAGATCCATTGTCCACATCATCTTATTTGTCTTCTATATTGATCATATATATAACGTCTGATCACTGCCCTGCTATGTCCCATGACAGCCCGTGTCTTTCCTCTCTAATACTCCCCACGTTCCACGATTAACACTATAATGCGCGTCTTTATACACATAAGCATATGGAAGTACACTCACTCTCTACACATGAGTACAagagctacagtatatcacaaccTGAATATTCCTTCACAGATAAGTATAATACAgccatttgaaaaattaaaataatcattcattttCCCTTTACACAGATAATAATGCTCTtgcaaatatacaatatatttattcatgtattattatttattcaaataATTAGATTTAATTCAATAATTTGCTTTTCTATTAAAAACTGTGAACTTACAGTGgtgtaaatttacattttgcactgttacaaatacaaaaagaagaaatgggagtgatgCAAAAACTTTTTTGAGGAAGTTATTTATAGCAAAAAACAGTCTGatataggctgttcatcagctgatcagaagtGTAGGACCAGAGCCAAAAAAAAGatggcatccactgtctggaagtgaggttcatttttgtaaactttccttgccatccatccccaaatattctcaattggatttagatcatgTGAACACacgggatggtccaaaagagtgaggttattcctctgtcAGTCGGGCATTGtcaactgcagcgttgtcctgttgaaaaagccagtcattaccacacagacgagggccttcagtcatgagggatgccccctgcaacatctccagatagccatctgccgtttgacgcccctgcacgacCTGAAACTGGAAAACGCAcgccagatcatgatggcgccccctccactgtgcaatgtggaaaacatcattttggaagccatcaagatcgtcaaggtaaaaaaaatttcccatcagagaataaaactttcttgcacctttcaatgtcccatgtttgatgctcttgtgcaaattccaaacgggcaattttggtGTTGAAGAAGACGAGACCTTTGAAGTTGTATTTTCGTCTTAAAACCCCACGCTCGCAGATGCCGtcagatggttattggactgcactcggcaccagtaacaaccttcatttgggcagaGGAGCGTCTTGTGtcggacagccaattggatccggtagcattttttgggtctaccactcgacttttttgttccataaccctcaggatcttttaagaagtttcttactgcgtccaacctcagcagcaatggcacactgcaagaggccttgcttatgcagctcaacaatccgacctcgttgaaagaaagaaagcttttttgcctttgccatcaagacattAGGACAGAGTGAATACCTGacataaaatgacattgaatccacatttttgccaagaatTTGGCTTTTAAAGACTATGGTTTTTACTCGAAAAAtactttgtctcactcccatttcttctttttgcatttttaagctttatttagaacatacttaaaggaaaactgcactttaaggATGAtggaatttttcccatcatccacaatccttatgtgaagcataatttcataattttgactttttatctcataatttggactttttaactcataattatgactttcttatcccagaattatgactttttatctcggaatttttgacttttttctcataactatGACTGACCAGTGGCAGAAACGGGCTTccattcatttttgtttattgttatgTTACTTTTTGACCTGTAGTTATGCTAGGTAGAACAATTAGCGGCTAAACGGCTAAAAGACTGTTAGCTTCTTTCAGCATCCAGCAGGCATTCCAATGTTTCTTTTGATTCTAAACATGAAACTAAATAGTTTTTCGATCACCAGATGTAGAGATATGTGTTTTTCATGGCAGTAGAGATGTcacgttgtgtttttttgtggttggCAGGTACGACAGAGTGCGCCCTCCAGTTCCCAGAGCCTTACAGCTACTGGGACACACTGATGAAGATCTGCGTCTTCATCTTTGCCTTTGTGGTGccagtcatcatcatcagtgtctGCTACACGCTGATGGTCCTGCGCCTCAAAAGTGTCCGCTTGCTGTCAGGCTCTCGCGAGAAGGACCGCAACCTGCGCCGCATCGCTCGCCTGGTCCTGGTGGTGGTGGCCGTGTTCGTGGTGTGCTGGACGCCCATCCACATCTTCATCCTGGTCAAGGCTCTGTCGGCAGACGTGCCCGAGACAACACCGGTCATAGCGGCTTACTTCTTTTGTGTAGCGCTGGGCTACACCAACAGCAGCCTCAACCCCATCCTCTATGCCTTTCTGGACGAGAACTTCAAGAGGTGCTTCAGGGATTTCTGCTGCCCCGCCACCCGAGGGGACTGTCAGGGCATAAGCCGGGTAAGGAGCACCCTGAGGGACCACTCATGTCCCCCGGAGAATCGCGGCGACCCCAGGCAGGCCAGGCCCGTATGACTAGCGATGGATGCGTCCTCGCCTCACGGCCTCGGCTGGGAGGACTCCAACGACATCTTGACCCAGATCACCACGGCGGTCTGAGCGTCTCCTCATCCACATCCCAAACACAACCTCCCTTCACTGCTGCTTTTAACCTGCTTCCTCTAATAGTGGCCTCGGCTCTAATCCACACTGCTACTGGTCTTCTATTAATCGCGTGGTGCACTCATGTGAACAAATTCAGCGCCACACCGCAAATAAATGCCTCCTTTTTGGTAAAAAGTTTAATCACTACCATGGCTGCCACCATGTGTTGTGATAGACGTCTTTGCCACCTTCACAAGGTATCTGTAAAGCTGATGCTGAAGGCGGAGTTGAAAGAGAACGCAAACAAAGGTATTGTATCATCAAAAATAACAATAGCATAGGAAAGTATATTTATCAGAATACATACTTGATTGTACtactgttatttttctgaattattatttgtctagaaaaatataaaaaaatatataaaatgtgctGTACAGTTAAACACCTGATATTACCTGATGTTACTTAGTAAAGAAATGGCCATGGCTACTATTTGAAGAAATACGGTAATTGGGAAAAGAAATGGTTAAGGCTACAATACTCCGTTATTGGCTCATGTGCTTATTTTGGGAATTGATCTTTATTAGTCATAGACAACAAGCCAACAAACGTTTATGATTTACTGGAGACTGTTAGAACCGAGGGGAACATAACATATTTAATGAGGACAAAAACGaaacgagaaaaaaatcacaaaaccttaaacaaaacaaaccttaAAACAGGACAGCCGGTCACACCAGGACAAAACAAGAAGGTAGAAACTAACGGAAGCAAAAACCCAGGCTGCTGCTCAGCGTCACACCAGCAGCCAGTGAGAAGCAGCAGAGTGGCCCAGGTGCATGACGAGCCTGCAGCGGACAAGGCAGCACGAGCAAAGCAGGGAGCAGAGAGAGCGCGAAACACACCTGCACACATTTACAGGTGCTGCTCAAGATATTCGAATATGAACAAGACGTTTATTTCAGTAATATCagtcaaaaagtgaaacttgtatATTATACAAATTCATCATACACAGACTgatatatttcaaatgtttgtttctttcaattttgatgattataacTGGAAACTAATGACGTGATATTTATGCTGCCCCCTGTGGCCAAAATGCATAATGCAGCTTGACAAGTAGGCTCGTGTGCGTAGATGCCTTTTTGTTTCCTATTAACTTCTAAGGATCAGCATGCCTTTAATGCAACGCTGTCACAGTAATATATATTAATGTGTTATATTGTATCATTGTACTGTCTATCACTTCAGTTGctttgtaaacaaatacagtgtgtgtgatgtaaagtcagcgtgtgtgtttgtgtacggTAAATATGGCTGTGAAGGAAGTGCATCCCTACTTGGATCATTCTTGTGTCTTATCTGTCTTATTCTCTCTAAAAaactgggatgtactgctgctATTCACTTGGGACTCTAAAGACAGCGTTGCCATGGTGAGTGCGCATCCataagtgtttttcttttctccgACATCAATGGCCTTGAATGGCGAGCTTCATGGTGCGCTGCAGATGATGCTTGGGACATTAGGCCATTCCAGCTGTGAACATTCATCTCATCTCAGTTATGTCTCTTCCACTGCAAGTCAGGCTAATTAACTATTGTGCAAGGCCAGTTAAATAGAAAAGGAACCGTATTTGCTGACTTCAACCGGAGTCAAAATggactacagtggtgtgaaaaagtgtttgcccccttcctgatttcttactttttttgcatgtttgtcacaattaaatgcttcagatcatcatacaaatttaaataatagtcaatgacaacacaactgaacacaaaatcaagtttctaaatgaaactttgtattattaagggagaaaataatccaaacattcatggccctgtgtgaaaaagtgcttgccccctaaagctaataactggttgggccacccttagcagcaacgacTGCAAACAaatgtttgcgataacttgcaatgagtctcttacagcgctgtggaggaattttgtcccactcatctttgcagagttCTTGTAAtttagccacattggagggttttccagcatgaaccgtctttttaaggtcacagcatctcaataggattcaggtcaggactttgactagtccactccatggtcttcattttgtttttcttcagccattcagaggtggacttgctggtgtgttttggatcattgtcctgttgtggaacccaagtttgtttcagcttgaggtcacaaacagttggctagacattctccttcaggattttttggtagacagcaggattcatgtttccatttatcacagcaagtcttccaggtcctgaagcagcaaaacagcaccagtctatcacactaccaccattatattttattgttgcgATGatcttctttttctgaaatgcagcgttacttttacaccagacgtaatgggacacacaacttctagaaagttcaacttttgtctcgtcagaccacaaagtattttcccaaaggtcttggggatcatcaagatgttttctgtcaaaattgagacgagccttaatgttctttttgttcagcagtggttttgtgtcttggaactctgccatgcaggctgtttttgcccagtgtctttcttacggtggagtcatgaacactgaccttaactgaggcaagtgaggactgcagttctttggatgttgttgtggggtcttttgtgacctcttggatgagtctttgttgcgctcttggggtaattttggttggccgaccactcctgggaaggttcaccaggttttgccatttgtggataatggcagtcactttttcacacagggccatgtaggtttggattttttttctcccttaataataaaaagtttcatttaaaaactgcattttgtgtttagttgtgttgtcatttactactatttaaatgtgtttgatgatctgaaacatttaagtgcgacaaacatgccatacaataagaaatcaggaagggggcaaacattttttcacatttgattTCTATATGCGGTTGGACAATTCCAGGAATTTTCAGAAGGATATCATCGGAATGTATGGGAATTACTGACAAAATTTGCTTTTGAGCGTacatgttgtttaaaaaaaaaaccctgcagcaTAAGCTTACCTGCTTACCTTGTgtgttgtatatatttcatcTATCGTATTCAAATAtaatctgcaaaaaaaatacatgaaaagatTTTTTGAAATTACAACCTATATTTTATATGCATGCATATATAtgcattatgtttattttatgaaGGTTTCACCTGTACAACACAAACTGACAAACAGACAAATacataattatcattattaaatcCAAACAACCAAAATcatattttcaaatgttctttatattggcaaaaatgtatgcatattatatacatacactggaaaaaatatgaatacatataaacacaacacctgtttttgctcctatttttcatgagctgaccTCCAGATGTAAAACCCAGTACAGTTGAGCTGCACATTATAGaggggccttttattgtggtcaacctaaggcacacctgtgcaataataatgCTGTCTAACTGGcgtcttgatatgccacacctgtgaggcagctggattatgaattatgaatgctcactaacagatttagacagatgtGTGAACACAATATTTGAAAGAGATGGGCCTTTTgtggacacaaaaaaacatattttgctttcagctcatgaaaaacggGACCAGAAACTAAAGTGTTGCCTTCATATTTTAGTTGAGTATACTGTCATATTATTTGGTTAAAATACTATTATTGTATTTGCATGCATATCTGATTATAATGTTTATAATATGGTTTAACCCGCACAAAGTATGATTTAAAACCATAAatccacacactgaaaaaaaaatgtatacagtaagCATTACATTCAAATCGTCGTCTTTCAACCTGAAGccccccagatacctcagccacagtgatggaacTGACTTGACAAACGGGCaactctgccagacgttcccagcacaccctcactacacattTGTCCGACatccatctaatc
This sequence is a window from Dunckerocampus dactyliophorus isolate RoL2022-P2 chromosome 2, RoL_Ddac_1.1, whole genome shotgun sequence. Protein-coding genes within it:
- the oprk1 gene encoding kappa-type opioid receptor isoform X2, with translation MSPIIPIIVLVYSVVFVVGLVGNCLVMYVIIRYTKMKTATNIYILNLAVADALVTTTMPFQSADYLLSSWPFGEVACKVFISIDYYNMFTSIFTLTMMSVDRYVAVCHPVKALDFRTPAKAKVINVLIWVLSSAAGVPAMILGSTKTNNGTPGLIAVCALQFPEPYSYWDTLMKICVFIFAFVVPVIIISVCYTLMVLRLKSVRLLSGSREKDRNLRRIARLVLVVVAVFVVCWTPIHIFILVKALSADVPETTPVIAAYFFCVALGYTNSSLNPILYAFLDENFKRCFRDFCCPATRGDCQGISRVRSTLRDHSCPPENRGDPRQARPV
- the oprk1 gene encoding kappa-type opioid receptor isoform X1; this translates as MDSGVVHIHRGGDRCPWGVQAEEECTSSSLEVLNATWEEVDAEPMSPIIPIIVLVYSVVFVVGLVGNCLVMYVIIRYTKMKTATNIYILNLAVADALVTTTMPFQSADYLLSSWPFGEVACKVFISIDYYNMFTSIFTLTMMSVDRYVAVCHPVKALDFRTPAKAKVINVLIWVLSSAAGVPAMILGSTKTNNGTTECALQFPEPYSYWDTLMKICVFIFAFVVPVIIISVCYTLMVLRLKSVRLLSGSREKDRNLRRIARLVLVVVAVFVVCWTPIHIFILVKALSADVPETTPVIAAYFFCVALGYTNSSLNPILYAFLDENFKRCFRDFCCPATRGDCQGISRVRSTLRDHSCPPENRGDPRQARPV